In Bacteriovorax stolpii, a single genomic region encodes these proteins:
- a CDS encoding 2-hydroxyacid dehydrogenase produces the protein MKKVFVTRKILSEGLDLLAQNGFEVEVTTKDEPLTPAELMEKSKSVDALICTMADSINKDFLEKNTHLKIITNYAVGVNNIDLEAAKKFGIAIGNTPDVLTEATAEIAFGLMICAARNFRSAIRNAEEGKWKHFEPQGHLGHALKGKILGIVGYGRIGKRLGEMAHGAFGMDVRGYKRGEDLIAFLKDVDVLSLHIPLTPESRHIIGKKEMAALKKTAIVINTARGDVIDQDALYEALKRNEIFAAGLDVTTPEPLVPTHPLYSLPNVMILPHIGSATYEARRAMSIMCAENIMKAFS, from the coding sequence ATGAAAAAAGTCTTTGTTACTCGAAAAATACTATCAGAGGGCCTAGATCTTTTGGCCCAAAACGGATTTGAAGTTGAGGTGACAACCAAGGACGAACCCCTTACTCCGGCCGAATTAATGGAGAAAAGTAAGTCGGTGGATGCCCTCATCTGCACTATGGCCGACTCCATCAATAAAGACTTTCTTGAAAAAAACACCCACCTAAAGATCATCACCAACTACGCTGTAGGTGTGAATAATATCGACCTGGAAGCTGCTAAAAAATTCGGGATTGCAATTGGGAATACTCCTGACGTCCTGACTGAAGCGACGGCCGAAATCGCTTTTGGGCTTATGATCTGTGCTGCCAGAAACTTCCGCTCAGCAATCAGAAATGCTGAAGAAGGAAAGTGGAAACACTTCGAGCCTCAAGGGCACTTGGGACACGCTTTAAAAGGAAAAATTCTGGGGATTGTTGGTTACGGTCGCATTGGAAAACGCCTGGGAGAAATGGCCCACGGAGCTTTTGGAATGGATGTTAGAGGATACAAAAGAGGAGAAGACTTAATCGCTTTTCTAAAAGACGTTGATGTCCTCTCACTACACATCCCGCTTACACCTGAGAGCCGTCACATTATCGGGAAAAAAGAAATGGCCGCTCTTAAAAAAACTGCGATTGTGATCAACACGGCCCGCGGAGACGTCATCGATCAAGACGCTCTTTATGAGGCGCTAAAAAGGAATGAAATTTTTGCTGCGGGATTAGATGTGACAACTCCTGAACCATTGGTGCCGACTCACCCACTTTATTCATTACCAAACGTCATGATTCTTCCTCATATTGGCTCGGCCACATACGAAGCAAGAAGAGCAATGTCGATTATGTGTGCGGAAAATATTATGAAGGCGTTTTCTTAG
- a CDS encoding trypsin-like serine peptidase — MKFIALLALTLSVSAFAKTTPVDKVIYGQDDRLDIFESNDNLMKELSLSTAVQILNRNLVETTPGQYTVKAETLAESGMCKNERFANQPTAGNCSGFLVAGDKLVTAGHCINSDFDCQGHYWVFDFANKEKEEKTFTFNKDQVYRCSKIIERKKDSMTQADYAVVKLERVVTGRTPLKYRTEGKPADDAVFTVIGHPTGLPTKITAAADMRNNTNPTFFVTNADTYGGNSGSAVVDSRTGIVEGILVRGDQDYSRTEEGCLGSVYRPQTGGRGEDVTRITIINDLKH, encoded by the coding sequence ATGAAATTCATCGCTCTACTTGCTCTTACTCTTTCTGTTTCAGCTTTTGCTAAAACAACTCCAGTTGATAAAGTTATCTACGGACAGGACGATCGTCTGGACATTTTCGAATCTAACGACAACCTAATGAAAGAGCTTTCTCTTTCAACAGCTGTTCAAATCCTTAACAGAAATCTAGTTGAAACAACTCCAGGTCAATACACAGTTAAAGCTGAAACGCTTGCTGAGTCTGGAATGTGTAAGAACGAGCGTTTCGCTAACCAACCAACAGCAGGTAACTGCTCAGGGTTCCTTGTAGCGGGAGATAAGCTAGTGACTGCTGGTCACTGTATTAACTCTGACTTCGACTGTCAGGGGCACTACTGGGTATTCGACTTTGCTAACAAAGAGAAAGAAGAAAAAACTTTCACTTTCAATAAAGACCAAGTTTACCGTTGTTCAAAAATCATCGAAAGAAAAAAAGATTCTATGACTCAAGCGGACTACGCTGTTGTAAAACTTGAAAGAGTTGTTACAGGACGCACTCCACTTAAGTACAGAACAGAAGGAAAGCCAGCTGACGATGCAGTTTTCACTGTTATCGGTCACCCAACAGGTCTTCCAACAAAAATCACAGCAGCAGCTGATATGAGAAACAACACAAACCCAACGTTCTTCGTAACAAACGCAGACACATACGGTGGGAACTCTGGTTCAGCAGTTGTTGACTCAAGAACTGGTATCGTAGAAGGAATCCTTGTTAGAGGAGACCAAGACTACTCTCGTACAGAAGAAGGATGTCTTGGATCAGTATACCGCCCACAAACTGGTGGACGTGGTGAAGACGTAACAAGAATCACTATCATTAACGACCTTAAGCACTAA